The Stieleria maiorica genome includes the window CGCGCAAACAACTTTTCAGCGAGGTGTCCAGTTGATCCAAAGTGAACGCGCTGGCCAATTTAGATAGCACATGCCCTGTGAACGGATTGCCCAAATCAAGTTCGGCCAGTTTACGAAAAAACAACTCTTTGTCGTAAACCGCGTCGGGTACGAATTCGGGCGTCGTGACGAATTTTGTCGGACCATCGATCGACAACTGGTTGTCCCCATCAATGACGCCCGAGCGAAACGTAACCGATGAAGTGTGTCCTTCACCTACCGCCCGAAGACTCAATACGAAACGCCGAGAACCCGCGGCGAGATTCGACTGGTTGGGGTGCCAGACCATCGACGGATTGAACAGTGCTGCAGATTCCAACGCGTATTCCTGGGTAAAGTAGGCACCAACCAACAGTTGGCGGTTTTCGCTAAGCGGTGTGTCGGTCGGCAAGTAACATCGCATCGCTTCGTATCGTCGCAAGAAGAATTCACGTGGCCGTTGATGTCTGCCGTGGAACTCTTCCAGTACATGATGTAGCTGTGCATCAACTTCGTTTTCCGAAAGTGTCGCAATGCGAGCGATGACCCGAAGCCTTCGGTCGTTACCAGGGAGATCAAAGGGGCGAAGCACCACCCGTCGATTATTGGGGGAAAGAACGATCCCGGTCCGTTTAAGTGGCATAAGCACCGGTGGTGGATTCCTTGGGTTGGCCCAGCTTTGTTGTCGGGTTGGGTAGTGAACTCTTGAACGCAGCGAGAGAAACTTCCAATCGTTGCATTTCTGCTAAAGAAAGCAGATATGCCAGCGTCGATTCTGCGCCTTGGTTTTCGTTGACCTGGTGTTCGGCGAGCCCGTCGTAGCATCCGCCGGTCATCGCGTTGTAGATCGGTAGCCCGAGATCGTTTCGACCAAGGAACCAGTCGAAAGCCAAATGGGCTTGTTCGCACCAGAACGGCTCTTTGACCACGTCGAAGGCGGCAATCGCAGCCGAAACCATGGCGTGTGCTTCGATCGCCTGCTGATCATAGACGGCAAGAGTTTCGCCCTGACGACAGAAGCCATTGCATCCGATCGGACGGAATCTGCCCTCGGGAGACAACTGTTTCGCGCACAGCCATCGAAGCGACTCCAGGCCGATTTCCGTGATCCGCGGATTGTCATTCCAACGCCCGTTCAGGATCAATGCGTGTGATAACTTGGCATTGTTGTAAGAAGCGACATCCTCGAACCAGCACCAGTCTTCGGTCGCCACGTGGTCGTATAGATCGACGAGTTTCTCCGCCAATCGTTCGCCGGTTTGACCGATGACACGATCACCGCTCATCCGGCGTAGGTATTCGTGGACACCGAGCAGTGCGAGTGCCCAAGTGCGTGGCGACGTCGTGCTCTCGCACGCGGGCAGCGCCTTGGAAAACAGCTCCATTGCCCACGCCTGAAAGCCTCGACGCCGTGAACGACCGACGCAGGTCCCGAGCGCCCAAACCGCGCGACCCTGCGAATCATCGGAACCATCTTCCTCAAGCCATCGTCGGTCAAAACCGAGGAAGTTGCGAAAGCGGCGACTCCTTTCATTGAAGGCGTAATTCAGAAATGCGGCGTAGGTTGATGCCAGCGAGTGCAGTTCCTGCGAATCCTTGCCTAATTCTTCCAGCAACACCGTCAAGATCAATGCTCGCGCGTTGTCGTCGGTGCAGTATCCTTCATGATGATTGGGGATCGAAAAACTTGCGTGCTGAATAATGCCGGCGGAATCGGTCATCCGCTGGAGGTGTTCCAAGTTCATGTGAGGCAGGTCTAGCGGTTGCTCATCCAACGTTCGCATTGCCAGCGGCTTGCGGTCGTTGGCCCGCTTCGCTTGCGCATCGTGGAAGGAACGCAGATAGATTTCTGCGACATGACTCCAGAGCATATCGCGTCCCATTTCATAGGCATGGTCTCGCATCGCCCGGCGTCTTCGATCGTCGCCCAACAGCGAGATTATCTCTCGTGCAATTGCATCCGAATCAGCAAACGGGACGAGTACTCCGCGATCGTCCGCGAGCAGTTCCTGGGCGTGCCAATACGGAGTCGAGATGACAGCTTGCCCGCAGCCGAATGCATAGGCAAGCGTTCCAGAGACTGCCTGTGCTTCGTTCAGGTAAGGAGTGATGTAGAGGTCAGAGGCGCCGATGAATTCGGTCAGCTCATGTAGTTCTACGAATCGATTGTAGAAGCTGACATGCCTGGTAATCCCCAACTCCTTTGCCATCCGCTCTAAGCTGATTCGATACCGTTCGCCTTCGCTGCGCACCAAACTGGGATGCGTCGCTCCTAGAATCAGATAGATGAAGTCGGGGAATTCGCGAACGACAT containing:
- a CDS encoding glycosyltransferase family 4 protein, whose translation is MDDLADGYNYPPEVRFQIIEQDIDAYRRAADFLNFSNVDVVSLQHEFGIYGGLGGSHILAFLRDIRIPVVTTLHTVLSDPDATQRRVMEQLTELSTRLVVMTERSRVTLCKTYTVPESKVDLIAHGIPDAPYADTSGFKKHFGVEGRQVALTFGLLSPNKGIEYVLRSIPDVVREFPDFIYLILGATHPSLVRSEGERYRISLERMAKELGITRHVSFYNRFVELHELTEFIGASDLYITPYLNEAQAVSGTLAYAFGCGQAVISTPYWHAQELLADDRGVLVPFADSDAIAREIISLLGDDRRRRAMRDHAYEMGRDMLWSHVAEIYLRSFHDAQAKRANDRKPLAMRTLDEQPLDLPHMNLEHLQRMTDSAGIIQHASFSIPNHHEGYCTDDNARALILTVLLEELGKDSQELHSLASTYAAFLNYAFNERSRRFRNFLGFDRRWLEEDGSDDSQGRAVWALGTCVGRSRRRGFQAWAMELFSKALPACESTTSPRTWALALLGVHEYLRRMSGDRVIGQTGERLAEKLVDLYDHVATEDWCWFEDVASYNNAKLSHALILNGRWNDNPRITEIGLESLRWLCAKQLSPEGRFRPIGCNGFCRQGETLAVYDQQAIEAHAMVSAAIAAFDVVKEPFWCEQAHLAFDWFLGRNDLGLPIYNAMTGGCYDGLAEHQVNENQGAESTLAYLLSLAEMQRLEVSLAAFKSSLPNPTTKLGQPKESTTGAYAT